The following coding sequences lie in one Arachis hypogaea cultivar Tifrunner chromosome 4, arahy.Tifrunner.gnm2.J5K5, whole genome shotgun sequence genomic window:
- the LOC140184159 gene encoding uncharacterized protein: MTTNLVECINSVLKGARNLPITALVKATFYRLNELFTRKRAEAEARINAGHVFSEVVTSKLHANQLASENIQVSCFDWLNEVFEVHEMPSRLEFVVDLRGLRCDCGEFQVDRVSCRHVFACCANQRLDWQLYVHDVYKMDQVRRVYQARFRPLGNPTTWPGYNGPRFIPNPFLRRVTKGRPRMTRFLNEMDTRMLRRPRRCTLYGAERHSHSRCRRSGGANAGGGTQ, translated from the coding sequence ATGACGACGAATCTAGTGGAATGCATCAACTCAGTATTGAAGGGTGCTCGCAATCTACCCATCACTGCCCTTGTGAAGGCAACATTTTACAGGCTTAACGAGTTGTTCACACGAAAAAGGGCGGAGGCGGAAGCCCGGATTAATGCTGGGCATGTGTTTTCTGAAGTCGTCACCTCGAAGTTGCATGCAAACCAACTTGCATCAGAAAACATACAGGTTAGTTGCTTTGACTGGCTGAATGAGGTATTTGAGGTGCATGAGATGCCCAGTAGACTGGAGTTTGTAGTCGACCTACGAGGCCTTCGATGTGACTGTGGTGAGTTCCAGGTGGATAGAGTCTCCTGTCGACATGTGTTCGCATGTTGTGCCAACCAGCGACTGGACTGGCAACTGTATGTGCATGATGTGTATAAGATGGACCAAGTTCGGCGTGTGTACCAAGCAAGGTTTAGGCCACTAGGTAACCCGACTACATGGCCTGGTTACAATGGACCTCGATTCATACCAAATCCATTCCTGAGACGAGTGACAAAAGGCCGACCCAGAATGACGcgcttcttgaatgagatggacacgcGTATGTTACGTCGGCCTAGGCGATGTACGCTTTATGGAGCTGAGAGACACAGCCATAGTAGATGCCGTCGGTCCGGTGGTGCAAATGCCGGTGGAGGTACTCAGTAG
- the LOC140184447 gene encoding uncharacterized protein, whose translation MAMSSVEALQAECLDQFGVAPSKDQCRGCCIKLTWLRDLKENLQFTDEISIHRYVKCHIMLLIGTILFGDKSGACVHWKFLPLLRDFGSIVQYSWGSACLAHLYRALCRASRFNCKEIDGPLTLLLGWAWIRLPYLSPLPREPRSFPLANRWRNWERGDRRYRYLTLSHFRKAFDELQEGQFVWYAYSVDRVDPNIIPPEIYMQSVVWSATVPLVSFECIEWHATDRIRRQFSLVQGVPCQEQNLDEADGEVLTGPKNLNWATAPSHSYWVMMWTNRYNHVVSEVPMPSQYPLESYMNWYRSKFGDRLYLSNLVVEENDEGNQDMDEGNEEMDQGNEDMEEGSQDADDDNEEQEPLSPPPPPPNPIPQDQPQSSGQYVPQTQFTTSYPMHQQYWGMPQFETGGGSFSQLLGFMAADAGHSQYRSQPDFIAGRYSLDARLPCHTSSVASGGFVSVDSSRSEGGRGVLNSQNPNRVSMVPLEEDANTLQEDTNAYLVDEPDDEDDAEEDNIEEFDDDEELRNDGHCDTPDDKAKGYNLRIDSPRRSANRYTPSVFKKAAKKCKNFVKDVKWAMRK comes from the exons ATGGCAATGAGTAGTGTCGAAGCGTTACAGGCTGAGTGTTTGGATCAATTTGGAGTTGCACCGTCTAAGGACCAGTGTCGAGGATGCTGTATAAAACTGACGTGGCTGCGAGATCTGAAAGAAAATTTACAGTTTACTGATGAGATAAGTATACATAGGTATGTGAAGTGCCACATTATGTTGCTTATCGGGACGATCTTGTTTGGGGATAAATCTGGGGCATGTGTGCACTGGAAGTTTCTACCATTGCTACGTGATTTCGGGAGTATTGTTCAGTACAGCTGGGGATCAGCATGCTTAGCTCACCTCTACAGGGCACTATGCAGGGCATCACGCTTTAACTGTAAGGAAATCGATGGTCCACTGACACTTCTGCTCGGATGGGCTTGGATCCGACTGCCTTATCTATCGCCTCTTCCTAGGGAGCCCCGTAGTTTTCCGCTAGCAAATAG gtggcgtaactgggagcgTGGTGACCGCCGATATAGATATCTGACACTAAGTCACTTTAGGAAGGCTTTTGATGAACTTCAGGAAGGCCAG TTTGTGTGGTATGCTTATTCTGTTGATCGCGTGGATCCGAATATAATTCCCCCTGAAATCTACATGCAGTCGGTTGTTTGGAGCGCAACAGTGCCGTTGGTATCATTCGAATGCATTGAGTGGCATGCTACCGATAGGATTAGGCGACAGTTCAGTTTAGTTCAGGGGGTACCTTGTCAGGAACAGAATCTGGACGAGGCGGACGGAGAAGTCCTGACTGGTCCTAAGAATCTTAACTGGGCCACGGCACCGAGTCATTCATATTGGGTAATGATGTGGACAAACAGGTATAACCACGTTGTTTCTGAGGTTCCAATGCCCTCACAATATCCATTGGAGTCTTACATGAACTGGTACCGATCCAAATTTGGGGACCGATTGTATTTGTCGAACCTTGTTGTAgaagagaatgatgagggtaaccAGGATATGGATGAGGGTAATGAGGAGATGGATCAGGGTAATGAGGATATGGAAGAGGGTAGCCAGGATGCGGATGATGACAATGAGGAACAGGAGCCGCTATCACCGCCACCACCACCTCCCAATCCGATTCCACAAGATCAACCTCAATCCTCAGGCCAGTATGTACCTCAGACACAGTTTACCACATCATATCCAATGCATCAACAATATTGGGGTATGCCACAGTTTGAAACAGGAGGAGGTTCTTTTAGCCAATTGCTTGGGTTCATGGCTGCAGATGCTGGACATTCACAATATCGCAGTCAGCCTGATTTCATAGCAGGTAGGTATTCGTTGGATGCGAGGCTTCCATGCCATACCTCATCGGTTGCTTCTGGAGGATTTGTGTCTGTTGACTCTAGTAGAAGTGAAGGTGGGCGCGGAGTTCTTAATAGTCAAAATCCTAACCGTGTTTCCATGGTACCTCTTGAAGAAGATGCTAACACACTCCAAGAAGACACCAATGCGTATCTAGTAGATGAACCGGATGACGAGGATGATGCTGAGGAGGACAATATAGAGGAGTTCGATGACGATGAGGAATTGCGTAATGATG GTCATTGTGACACTCCGGATGACAAAGCCAAAGGTTACAATCTGAGGATTGATTCGCCACGCCGTAGCGCTAATCGCTACACTCCGTCCGTGTTCAAAAAGGCCGCTAAAAAATGCAAGAACTTTGTGAAGGACGTGAAGTGGGCAATGAGAAAGTAG